The following proteins are encoded in a genomic region of Streptomyces collinus Tu 365:
- a CDS encoding DUF6284 family protein, with amino-acid sequence MEHIVTVQDAVTAFADFMEPTDAELDAIEREMPVILADVDLLDAHIVTLDRTPTELDARRIRRARRRALAARVALVNRAAGTRLSGGAA; translated from the coding sequence ATGGAGCACATCGTCACAGTTCAGGACGCTGTTACCGCGTTCGCCGACTTCATGGAGCCGACGGACGCGGAGCTGGACGCGATCGAGCGCGAGATGCCCGTCATCCTGGCGGACGTCGACCTGCTGGACGCGCACATCGTCACCCTGGACCGCACCCCGACCGAGCTGGACGCCCGCCGCATCCGTCGCGCCCGCCGCCGGGCTCTCGCCGCGCGGGTCGCGCTGGTCAACCGTGCGGCCGGCACGCGCCTGTCGGGCGGTGCCGCGTAA